The proteins below are encoded in one region of Sulfolobus islandicus Y.N.15.51:
- a CDS encoding tetratricopeptide repeat protein, with the protein MERIAELEEQLKKEKNKEKRNILYTTLIQEYYNLYKKYKNMEFLDRALSIANEIEKKNPTILNFLGLIYLEKRKPDIAILTFKELLSEYNLNNEDKNIILYNLSLAYFQKGELSNAYNTLKSLVLNSKEEINALSKKLLAKVCLALGEIKYVEEARELLEEFEIPSEDLAITYAALAKYYNDTKLLEKAKSIATVLGNEKILADILSISDNEEDLRKAIQIYEKLGDYNSQLKPLYKLSNRDPSLLVEILEKIKNLEDSKDKLNILYDIYKRTKIVQFLKEAIETAEKLQDYIFLARAYSELASYEEEVSNLRKAISFYEKYIQKNQE; encoded by the coding sequence ATGGAAAGAATAGCAGAGCTTGAAGAACAACTAAAAAAGGAGAAGAACAAGGAGAAGAGAAATATTCTATATACTACACTTATTCAAGAATATTATAATCTTTATAAAAAATATAAAAATATGGAGTTCCTAGATAGAGCATTATCTATAGCAAATGAAATTGAGAAGAAAAACCCTACTATCCTAAATTTTTTGGGGCTGATATATCTAGAGAAAAGAAAGCCAGATATTGCAATTTTAACCTTTAAAGAATTACTTAGCGAGTATAATCTAAATAATGAAGATAAAAATATCATTCTATATAATTTATCTTTAGCTTATTTTCAAAAAGGGGAGCTATCAAACGCGTATAACACACTAAAAAGCTTAGTATTAAACTCGAAAGAAGAGATAAATGCGCTAAGCAAAAAACTATTGGCGAAAGTTTGTCTAGCATTAGGGGAAATCAAATATGTAGAAGAAGCGAGAGAATTGTTGGAAGAATTCGAAATTCCCTCTGAGGATCTCGCAATAACATATGCTGCATTAGCTAAATATTATAATGACACTAAACTACTAGAAAAGGCGAAAAGTATTGCAACAGTTTTAGGAAATGAAAAAATTCTAGCGGATATACTTTCAATATCAGATAATGAGGAAGATCTAAGAAAAGCTATCCAAATTTATGAAAAACTTGGAGATTACAATAGTCAATTAAAACCACTATACAAACTATCGAATAGAGACCCATCTTTGCTTGTGGAAATATTAGAAAAGATAAAAAATCTTGAGGATAGTAAAGACAAGCTAAACATCCTCTATGACATTTACAAGAGGACGAAGATAGTACAATTTCTTAAAGAGGCAATAGAAACTGCTGAAAAACTTCAAGACTACATTTTCCTAGCTAGGGCTTATTCAGAGCTAGCCAGTTATGAGGAAGAGGTGTCTAATCTACGAAAAGCAATCTCGTTCTATGAAAAGTACATTCAGAAGAATCAAGAGTAA
- a CDS encoding AbrB/MazE/SpoVT family DNA-binding domain-containing protein — protein sequence MPVEEVVKVSRNYQVTIPAKVRQKFPVKEGDLVKVIYDENEGVVKIQILKS from the coding sequence ATGCCAGTTGAAGAAGTTGTAAAGGTTTCTCGTAACTATCAAGTAACAATACCAGCAAAAGTAAGACAGAAATTCCCAGTAAAGGAAGGAGATTTAGTTAAGGTAATTTACGATGAAAACGAAGGAGTTGTAAAGATTCAGATTTTAAAGAGCTAA
- a CDS encoding cupredoxin domain-containing protein, giving the protein MKTRTPKGRRYIETKYLLVILLMVGLFIYYSNSTQQTLSHANSSVYSNREWIVYVGGGTPDMSVMSMGFFPEIITIDAGDNITFINNSSEVHTVTFLSGNPPINPFSPEANMRIGGNIYNGSGIVSSGMLLPGENYTLTFTTPGVYIYRCIYHAGMMGVVIVNPKGTPYPMTQAQYNVIGQLEESQSIAQGESLFQQVNLPATSGPNGTTIWHIDAGVMTPATTLANLNSVSSDNVSGFAQLSIISPGLMKVEVNLIGLKQGVKYNVQIFTGAAEAGGKMTYTLNPIIGNSNGTGSSITMLKIDPLDPYIPTSYDIPAAGWYINISNDKGTLALGDIIAPSASLMRFLPTTLTIHVGDTVVWTVDAPDEVHTITFVPQGMEIPEFGSPLSLIPIGGNIFNGSGYYNSGPLIAGQSYNLTFITPGIYTYVCLIHDNMGMAGTIIVLPKTFTNNQSISVILNRMTNMSNQIFQLNSKINYMDNKITQFNSTINGLENSNNLIMLVQQGINNKISTLNTAILILVVLVIILILTNIALIFRKRL; this is encoded by the coding sequence ATGAAAACCAGAACGCCTAAAGGAAGACGATATATTGAAACTAAATACCTTCTAGTAATACTGTTAATGGTTGGGCTATTTATATATTATAGTAACTCGACGCAACAAACTTTAAGCCATGCAAATAGTAGTGTTTATAGCAATCGAGAATGGATAGTTTATGTTGGTGGTGGTACCCCCGATATGTCTGTCATGAGTATGGGATTCTTCCCTGAAATAATAACAATCGATGCTGGAGATAACATTACTTTTATAAACAATTCTAGTGAAGTTCACACGGTAACGTTTCTTAGTGGAAATCCACCAATTAATCCATTTTCTCCAGAGGCTAATATGAGAATAGGTGGAAATATATACAATGGATCTGGTATAGTTTCATCTGGCATGTTACTACCTGGTGAAAATTATACTCTAACCTTTACTACACCTGGTGTATATATTTATAGATGTATTTATCATGCAGGAATGATGGGAGTAGTAATAGTAAATCCAAAAGGAACTCCATATCCTATGACACAAGCTCAGTATAATGTAATAGGACAACTTGAAGAATCACAATCAATAGCACAAGGGGAATCATTATTTCAACAAGTAAATTTACCTGCAACTTCAGGTCCTAACGGAACTACAATATGGCATATAGACGCAGGAGTAATGACACCTGCAACCACGTTAGCAAATCTAAATTCAGTTTCAAGTGATAATGTTAGTGGGTTCGCTCAATTATCAATAATATCGCCTGGATTAATGAAAGTTGAAGTGAATTTAATAGGACTTAAACAAGGCGTTAAATATAATGTGCAAATATTTACCGGTGCTGCGGAAGCTGGAGGCAAAATGACTTATACTCTAAATCCAATAATTGGTAACTCTAACGGTACTGGATCCTCGATAACTATGTTAAAGATAGATCCCTTAGATCCTTACATCCCTACTAGCTATGATATACCCGCTGCAGGCTGGTACATAAACATAAGTAACGATAAGGGTACATTAGCTTTAGGTGATATAATAGCGCCTTCTGCAAGTTTAATGAGATTCCTTCCAACTACTTTAACAATTCATGTTGGTGATACTGTAGTGTGGACAGTAGATGCACCAGACGAAGTTCACACTATAACCTTTGTGCCTCAAGGCATGGAAATACCAGAGTTCGGAAGTCCTTTAAGCCTCATTCCAATTGGTGGAAATATATTTAATGGTTCAGGATACTATAATTCTGGTCCTCTAATAGCTGGACAGTCATATAATTTAACGTTTATAACTCCAGGGATATATACTTATGTCTGCCTAATACACGATAATATGGGGATGGCAGGAACAATAATTGTTCTGCCTAAAACCTTTACAAACAATCAAAGTATATCAGTTATACTAAATCGAATGACAAATATGTCTAATCAAATTTTCCAATTAAATTCAAAAATTAATTATATGGATAATAAAATTACTCAGTTTAATTCTACTATTAATGGCTTAGAAAATTCCAATAATCTTATTATGTTAGTTCAACAAGGAATAAATAATAAGATTTCTACATTAAATACAGCAATATTGATTCTTGTAGTATTAGTTATAATATTGATATTAACAAATATTGCTCTGATATTTAGAAAAAGATTATAA
- the leuS gene encoding leucine--tRNA ligase, protein MYNDFFNSIASKWQAEWEKSKVFEANIDYSKPKFFITVPFPYTNSPMHVGHGRTYVTADVYARYLRMRGYNVLFPFAFQFTGTPVLAIADSIRRGDVDMIEFFKSVYGVPEDKIKELGDPYKLAEYFKEEMKNTAKSIGMSIDWRRSFTTTDTRFEKFIHWQLRKLKELGYLVTEDDVVGYCPNDNFPVGMHDTRGDIEPEITTMNVILFEGSESYNFMVATSRPELIFGVVALMVNSDANYVVVEYEGKNFIISEKAYKKLSYQKDMKMIKTISTSDIVKLYGINPVTGKKLEIIKSKHVDPSLGTGVVMSYPAHDPFHYLAITEANKEFEIIPVIETEELDEIPGESAVLQTKNIYALKDFMESIYRTEYYKGYMKDTILSLVPDFLKQYVKENIVGKQVQEARKNTIELLKSLNIYDTIYEISNGPIYCRCGAEIVPKKIKNQWFIAYDNPKWKASVLKAINNIELIPNLAKSELEKTIFNTRREPIGRSRGIGVKLPWDESQIVESLSDSTLYTVLYTIIYKMPVDIDNELFDFMFLGKGDTKELEKKYGADLVQLREEFLYWYPVDQRHTGRDLIQNHIPFYIYNHLAIFGEKYLPKRIVINGFVRVGGRKMSKSLKNIYTLSKAIKEFGVDPVRITLTSTSDLLQDLDFNENLVNPIAEQLKKVYDLIDRLLSINTEIKGLRTADEWLSSKIREIVEKVKNDITSFEFRDAVNFLLYEMYDVLRDYFDLIEIPNQEVIRKISSIWIRALAPFAPHIAEELWHKISSTFVSLEKYPDPNELDLYPDAILEISYINEIIENVRELEDLVHKKAEKVVIYINESKKVKELMKNAISAINDGISLREFVMKTGDKIAEKVYVVVSKLDKSIRDYLLKNEVDEEQIIVKNMNFLLKRLAVSEIVIYNAEDPTVPDVKGKKSQALPLSPAIVIE, encoded by the coding sequence ATGTATAATGATTTCTTCAATTCCATAGCTTCTAAATGGCAAGCGGAATGGGAAAAAAGTAAGGTATTTGAAGCAAATATAGATTACTCTAAACCAAAATTTTTCATCACAGTTCCTTTTCCTTATACAAATAGCCCAATGCATGTTGGTCATGGGAGAACCTATGTTACTGCAGATGTTTACGCTAGATACTTAAGGATGAGAGGATATAACGTACTATTCCCGTTTGCGTTTCAATTTACAGGTACTCCGGTATTGGCTATAGCCGATTCAATAAGAAGAGGGGATGTTGATATGATAGAGTTCTTTAAGAGCGTTTATGGAGTACCAGAAGATAAAATCAAGGAATTGGGGGATCCATATAAGTTGGCTGAATATTTTAAAGAAGAAATGAAAAATACGGCGAAATCTATTGGAATGAGCATTGACTGGAGGAGATCTTTTACGACAACTGATACTAGGTTTGAGAAGTTTATTCATTGGCAATTAAGGAAACTAAAAGAACTGGGTTATTTAGTTACTGAAGATGACGTTGTTGGCTATTGTCCTAATGATAATTTTCCAGTTGGCATGCATGATACAAGAGGTGATATAGAACCGGAAATCACCACAATGAACGTTATCTTATTTGAGGGTAGTGAGTCCTATAATTTCATGGTAGCTACCTCAAGACCGGAGCTAATATTCGGGGTAGTCGCACTAATGGTAAACTCTGACGCGAATTACGTAGTGGTTGAATATGAGGGCAAGAATTTCATAATATCAGAGAAGGCCTACAAGAAATTATCCTATCAGAAGGATATGAAAATGATAAAAACTATTTCTACATCAGATATCGTTAAATTATACGGTATAAACCCAGTAACTGGAAAAAAGCTTGAGATTATTAAAAGCAAACACGTTGATCCATCGCTAGGAACTGGAGTTGTAATGAGTTATCCAGCTCATGATCCATTTCATTATTTGGCAATTACTGAGGCTAATAAGGAATTTGAAATAATACCAGTAATAGAGACTGAAGAACTCGACGAGATCCCTGGTGAAAGTGCAGTTTTACAAACCAAAAACATTTATGCGTTAAAGGACTTCATGGAAAGTATCTACAGAACTGAGTACTATAAGGGATATATGAAGGATACAATATTATCTCTAGTTCCAGACTTCTTAAAACAATACGTAAAGGAAAACATCGTTGGGAAGCAAGTTCAAGAGGCAAGAAAAAATACAATAGAGTTATTGAAATCTCTAAACATATACGATACTATTTATGAAATCTCGAATGGTCCCATTTACTGTAGATGTGGAGCTGAAATCGTACCCAAAAAGATAAAGAATCAATGGTTTATAGCTTATGATAATCCTAAGTGGAAAGCGTCAGTACTTAAGGCTATTAATAATATTGAGTTAATACCAAATCTAGCTAAAAGTGAACTAGAAAAAACTATATTCAATACTAGAAGAGAACCCATAGGGAGAAGTAGGGGTATTGGAGTTAAATTACCATGGGACGAGTCGCAGATTGTTGAAAGTTTGAGCGACTCCACATTGTACACTGTCCTATATACGATAATCTACAAGATGCCCGTCGACATTGATAATGAGCTCTTTGACTTTATGTTTCTAGGAAAAGGAGATACTAAAGAACTGGAAAAGAAGTACGGCGCAGATCTTGTCCAGCTAAGGGAAGAATTCTTATATTGGTATCCGGTAGATCAAAGACATACTGGAAGAGATTTAATCCAAAATCATATACCATTTTATATTTATAATCATCTTGCAATTTTTGGTGAGAAATACCTTCCTAAAAGAATTGTAATCAATGGCTTTGTGAGGGTTGGAGGAAGAAAAATGAGCAAAAGTCTAAAAAATATTTATACACTATCAAAAGCAATCAAAGAATTTGGGGTAGATCCAGTGAGAATAACATTGACTTCAACTTCTGATCTACTGCAAGATTTAGACTTTAATGAAAATTTGGTAAACCCAATAGCTGAACAACTAAAGAAGGTTTATGATCTAATTGATAGATTGTTAAGTATAAACACTGAGATTAAAGGGCTAAGAACAGCAGACGAGTGGCTTTCTTCTAAAATTAGGGAAATAGTAGAAAAGGTGAAGAATGACATCACATCTTTTGAATTTAGAGATGCTGTAAATTTTCTCCTTTATGAAATGTATGATGTTTTAAGAGATTATTTTGATCTAATTGAAATACCCAATCAGGAGGTAATAAGGAAGATATCGTCCATATGGATAAGGGCTCTTGCACCATTTGCACCACATATTGCAGAGGAATTATGGCATAAAATCTCAAGCACTTTTGTCTCTTTAGAAAAGTATCCAGACCCAAATGAATTGGATCTGTACCCAGATGCAATTCTTGAGATATCCTATATTAACGAGATCATAGAAAATGTAAGGGAGCTGGAGGACCTTGTACATAAGAAAGCTGAAAAAGTAGTAATATACATTAATGAGAGTAAGAAAGTCAAAGAACTAATGAAAAACGCAATAAGTGCAATTAATGACGGAATCTCTCTAAGGGAATTCGTTATGAAAACTGGAGATAAGATTGCTGAAAAAGTTTATGTCGTGGTCTCTAAATTAGACAAGTCTATAAGAGATTACCTATTGAAAAATGAGGTGGATGAAGAGCAAATAATAGTGAAGAATATGAATTTCTTATTAAAGAGATTGGCAGTTTCAGAGATTGTAATATACAACGCAGAAGACCCCACAGTACCAGACGTAAAAGGAAAGAAGTCTCAAGCATTACCTTTAAGTCCAGCTATTGTGATAGAATAA
- a CDS encoding ISH3-like element ISSis6 family transposase, translated as MVTPVLPHQNNIQQIGYKLLSMLNFKGKKGEEVARTLISACLWNDSVESKSRAYGVSPQTVRNYVEEQGMEVIEKLLESARKISLKVLKGVKEIDVSIDWTTKTWYGRPVGGLGSSEEGNSWNYATATTKFNGKVLLLAFVTQVKGMTKEEIVKALVEQVVAMGFKIRLITLDAGFYTVDVLNFISQFKYIVAVPVGDVKVYEEFDGDYATNSKRHRRDEQVKFRLLVYSKEKVRRKKKSVVYFARATNLDLPKGEVLDLYNKVRGPIETSYRNIKAFLPFTSSTKFVFRTLIFVLAVAFYSLYTVFKGEVRREQFRILLILLFSDDLFYLKDFLFKSIEPLINNIDLFSRR; from the coding sequence ATGGTAACACCGGTACTCCCTCACCAAAATAACATTCAACAAATAGGATATAAATTACTTTCCATGCTGAACTTCAAGGGAAAGAAAGGGGAAGAGGTGGCGAGAACCCTCATCTCAGCGTGTTTATGGAACGATTCGGTGGAAAGCAAGTCGAGGGCGTATGGCGTGTCCCCACAGACCGTGAGGAATTACGTGGAGGAGCAAGGGATGGAAGTTATTGAGAAACTCTTGGAAAGCGCCAGGAAGATATCCTTGAAGGTACTGAAGGGAGTCAAGGAGATAGACGTCTCAATAGACTGGACAACCAAGACCTGGTACGGGAGACCGGTGGGAGGGCTCGGGAGTTCGGAGGAGGGAAACTCTTGGAACTACGCAACTGCGACGACAAAGTTTAATGGGAAAGTGCTCCTACTGGCCTTCGTCACTCAAGTCAAGGGGATGACTAAGGAAGAGATCGTGAAGGCCCTCGTGGAGCAAGTCGTCGCGATGGGGTTCAAGATAAGGTTGATAACTCTTGACGCAGGTTTCTATACTGTTGATGTGCTCAACTTCATTTCACAGTTTAAGTATATAGTTGCTGTGCCTGTTGGGGATGTTAAGGTTTATGAGGAGTTTGACGGGGATTACGCAACTAATAGTAAGAGGCATAGGAGGGATGAGCAGGTCAAGTTCAGGCTTCTCGTGTACAGCAAGGAAAAAGTGAGGAGAAAGAAGAAGAGTGTTGTTTATTTTGCTAGGGCTACTAATCTAGACCTACCGAAGGGGGAGGTGTTGGATTTGTACAATAAGGTAAGGGGTCCCATAGAGACCTCTTATAGGAACATTAAGGCTTTTCTTCCATTTACTAGTTCTACTAAGTTTGTTTTCCGCACGTTGATCTTCGTGCTGGCCGTGGCCTTCTACTCCCTGTACACCGTGTTCAAGGGGGAGGTGAGGAGGGAGCAGTTCAGGATACTCCTAATACTCTTGTTTTCTGATGATTTATTCTATCTAAAAGATTTTCTATTTAAATCAATAGAACCGCTTATTAATAATATAGATTTATTTTCAAGGAGGTGA
- a CDS encoding DUF72 domain-containing protein, translating to MKIFVGTSGWTYDWNDDGTLEWYVKNSGLNAVEVNMSFYRYPTRKQVERWSKFKEIRWIVKVNRRITHMKRLKDFQSWKEFQQIVDSLNPDFYLFQLPPTFKRNSENEKRVFQFAEVLKDKMAVEFRDIQWYLKPLNVTCVIVSIDSPIGTYVIKNNDYIYLRLHGRDVWYTYDYSEKELKELADKIISLNPKYVYVFFNNNHWMLDNGRYMLKILTEKS from the coding sequence ATGAAGATTTTTGTTGGAACCTCTGGCTGGACGTATGACTGGAATGATGATGGTACTTTAGAGTGGTATGTTAAGAATAGTGGGCTTAACGCAGTAGAGGTTAATATGTCGTTTTATCGATATCCTACAAGAAAACAAGTTGAAAGGTGGAGTAAATTTAAGGAGATTAGATGGATAGTAAAGGTAAATAGGAGAATCACGCACATGAAAAGGCTAAAAGATTTTCAGTCTTGGAAAGAGTTTCAACAAATAGTTGACTCATTGAATCCAGATTTTTATTTGTTTCAATTACCACCAACTTTTAAGAGGAATTCAGAAAATGAGAAGAGAGTATTTCAATTTGCTGAAGTATTAAAGGATAAAATGGCCGTTGAGTTTAGGGACATTCAATGGTACTTAAAGCCCCTTAATGTTACTTGTGTAATTGTCTCAATAGATTCACCAATAGGTACTTATGTTATAAAGAATAACGATTACATTTACCTAAGATTGCATGGAAGAGATGTTTGGTACACTTATGATTACTCTGAGAAGGAACTAAAGGAGTTAGCAGATAAAATAATCTCGTTGAATCCTAAGTACGTTTATGTGTTCTTTAATAACAATCATTGGATGCTTGATAATGGTAGATATATGCTTAAAATTTTAACTGAGAAATCTTAA
- a CDS encoding nucleoside hydrolase yields the protein MRHFIIDCDTAEDDVLSLYLLLKNNIDVIALTVVEGNILYDQEIKNALWALEQVNREIPVYPGAKKPLIKNYMTVEKVHGKGGIGDILVEPKRLKAKEKHAALAIIDLASKYAGELEFLAISPLTNLALAYLLDNSIIKKIKKVWIMGGAVFGIGNITPVAEFNIWVDPDAAKIVFNAGFDITMVPWDVIINYPVTDEEWNLIKNMRTKMSELYVLMYSHYRKYSSTIQKINGHPHPDAITTAIAIDERLATRKEKRFVAIDNTDNITRGMTLVDRFDADTSWSDKPNAEIVYEINKRMFMEKIYDLLNWF from the coding sequence ATGAGACATTTTATAATAGATTGTGATACTGCTGAAGATGACGTATTAAGCCTATATCTTTTGTTAAAGAACAACATTGACGTAATTGCATTAACTGTTGTTGAGGGTAATATATTATATGACCAAGAGATAAAGAATGCGCTATGGGCTTTGGAACAAGTTAACCGTGAAATTCCAGTTTACCCTGGTGCTAAAAAGCCATTAATAAAAAATTACATGACAGTAGAAAAGGTTCATGGAAAAGGTGGAATAGGCGATATATTGGTAGAACCCAAGAGGTTAAAAGCCAAAGAGAAGCATGCTGCATTAGCAATAATAGATTTGGCAAGCAAGTATGCGGGAGAATTGGAATTCTTAGCGATTTCGCCTCTAACTAACTTAGCTCTAGCTTACTTATTGGATAATTCGATAATAAAGAAAATTAAGAAAGTCTGGATAATGGGTGGAGCAGTATTTGGAATAGGCAATATTACTCCAGTGGCAGAGTTTAATATTTGGGTAGATCCAGATGCTGCTAAAATAGTATTTAACGCTGGTTTTGATATTACCATGGTACCGTGGGACGTTATAATTAATTATCCAGTAACGGATGAAGAATGGAATCTAATTAAAAACATGAGGACCAAAATGAGCGAACTTTACGTTTTGATGTATTCACATTATAGGAAATACTCCTCAACAATTCAGAAGATAAATGGACATCCACACCCTGATGCAATTACTACTGCAATAGCTATCGATGAGAGGTTAGCAACAAGGAAAGAGAAAAGGTTTGTGGCAATAGACAACACTGATAATATTACAAGAGGTATGACACTAGTAGATAGATTCGATGCCGACACTAGCTGGTCTGACAAACCTAATGCTGAAATAGTTTATGAAATAAATAAGAGGATGTTCATGGAAAAAATATATGATTTATTAAATTGGTTTTAG
- the proC gene encoding pyrroline-5-carboxylate reductase: MQDLTIGILGAGKIGSAIVRAIRLKYPSIHVIATARKDETLRNVKDLEVETTKDNNYAVNKSDVIILSVKPQHFPTVLRQVGIESWRDKVVISIMAGVKLSTLSTLLNNAEVYRAMPNINAIVYKSTTTIAENNGKSRELVENIFKTLGNVYWLPEEYLDIWTALVGSGPAFISEIIDALSLGAVACGMQREIAYNAVLDMISGTIIMLKEGKIDHPMLLRDQVTTPVGTTIRGLMVMEAKSVKSALIETIEASYKRAVEIGNEIDKSIRNNSK, from the coding sequence ATGCAAGATTTAACTATTGGAATATTAGGAGCTGGTAAAATAGGTTCTGCAATAGTAAGGGCAATAAGGCTAAAGTATCCTAGCATCCACGTAATTGCTACTGCGAGAAAAGATGAGACTTTAAGAAATGTAAAAGATCTAGAGGTAGAGACTACTAAGGATAATAATTATGCAGTTAATAAATCAGATGTAATTATCTTAAGCGTTAAGCCTCAGCATTTTCCTACTGTTCTAAGGCAAGTTGGCATAGAGTCATGGAGAGATAAGGTAGTAATTTCAATAATGGCAGGAGTTAAGTTATCTACATTATCTACCCTACTTAATAATGCTGAGGTTTATAGAGCCATGCCAAACATTAATGCAATAGTATATAAGTCTACTACTACAATTGCTGAGAATAACGGGAAAAGTAGAGAATTAGTGGAGAACATATTTAAGACACTAGGTAACGTATACTGGCTTCCAGAAGAATACTTGGATATTTGGACTGCACTAGTAGGCAGTGGTCCAGCTTTTATATCTGAAATTATAGATGCGTTAAGTTTAGGTGCAGTTGCTTGTGGAATGCAAAGAGAGATAGCCTACAATGCGGTTTTGGATATGATAAGTGGAACTATAATTATGCTTAAGGAGGGTAAAATAGATCATCCTATGCTATTACGTGATCAAGTGACTACGCCAGTCGGTACCACAATAAGGGGACTCATGGTTATGGAAGCTAAGAGCGTTAAGTCAGCGTTAATTGAGACAATAGAGGCATCATATAAGAGGGCAGTTGAAATAGGCAATGAGATTGACAAGAGTATTAGGAATAATAGCAAATAA
- a CDS encoding pyridoxal-phosphate dependent enzyme encodes MVKEVCMKCRKERESIYEIKCNKCGGPFEILIDFEFDKNSERGFPYSEKIFPYIKHFISLGEGRTPLIKKGNIWFKLDFLNPSGSYKDRGAVTLVSYLAEKGVKQISEDSSGNAGSAIAAYSAAAGIEAYIFVPETAKGGKLKQIESYGAHVVRVRGSREDVAKAAENSGYYYASHVLQPQFRDGIRTLAYEIVKDLDWKIPNYVFIPVSAGTLLLGVYKGFKHLLDSGVISEMPKIVAVQTEQVMPLCAKFKKISYTPPDKVTSIADALVSTRPFLLDYMVKASSECIVVSDNEIVEAWKELAKMGLLVEYSSATVFAAYKKYSVNDAVLVLTGSGLKVL; translated from the coding sequence ATGGTAAAAGAGGTTTGTATGAAATGCAGAAAGGAAAGGGAAAGTATATACGAGATTAAGTGTAACAAATGCGGAGGACCATTCGAGATCCTGATAGATTTTGAATTTGATAAGAATTCTGAGAGAGGTTTTCCCTATAGTGAAAAGATTTTCCCTTACATCAAACATTTCATATCCCTAGGAGAGGGAAGAACTCCATTAATTAAAAAGGGGAACATATGGTTTAAACTCGACTTCTTAAATCCATCAGGATCATACAAGGATAGAGGAGCAGTGACTCTGGTCTCTTATCTTGCGGAAAAAGGTGTAAAACAAATTAGTGAAGACTCTTCTGGAAATGCAGGATCAGCAATAGCTGCGTATTCTGCAGCTGCTGGTATTGAGGCATACATTTTCGTTCCTGAAACGGCAAAAGGAGGAAAACTTAAGCAAATAGAATCCTACGGTGCTCACGTTGTTAGAGTAAGGGGGAGTAGAGAAGATGTAGCAAAAGCTGCAGAGAATTCTGGTTACTATTACGCATCACATGTTTTACAACCTCAATTTAGAGATGGGATTAGAACTCTGGCATATGAAATTGTAAAGGATTTAGATTGGAAAATTCCTAATTATGTTTTCATTCCAGTATCAGCAGGAACTTTACTTTTAGGTGTTTATAAGGGGTTCAAGCACTTGCTAGATTCTGGTGTCATATCGGAAATGCCTAAAATCGTAGCAGTCCAAACAGAGCAAGTTATGCCACTTTGTGCTAAATTCAAAAAGATTTCTTACACACCACCAGACAAGGTTACCTCCATTGCAGACGCTTTAGTATCAACTAGACCATTTCTACTAGATTATATGGTAAAGGCTTCTAGTGAATGCATAGTTGTAAGCGATAATGAAATAGTAGAAGCTTGGAAAGAATTGGCTAAAATGGGACTGCTGGTAGAATATAGTTCTGCTACTGTATTTGCTGCTTATAAGAAATACAGTGTTAACGATGCAGTATTAGTTTTAACCGGTAGCGGATTAAAGGTATTATGA
- the priX gene encoding DNA primase noncatalytic subunit PriX has protein sequence MSQEKKVRRIILHYPDDTPAGHIEYADGFSSIYDNEGNFLFKVEGKFPPPPKKSSDYSWIEKVLEKGLQDSRKRFILYVASRYLVNVKGIDEDVALNILKEFYYKLQSGKVYETWLKSVLNGVKKKGLLPWSLKRIEERDKEMYNEIMKALKNN, from the coding sequence GTGAGCCAAGAGAAAAAAGTTAGAAGAATTATTCTTCACTACCCCGATGATACGCCTGCTGGACACATAGAGTATGCCGATGGTTTTTCCTCAATCTATGACAATGAGGGAAATTTCTTGTTTAAAGTGGAAGGAAAATTTCCACCTCCACCTAAAAAGTCGTCAGATTATTCGTGGATAGAGAAGGTTTTAGAAAAAGGATTACAAGACTCAAGGAAAAGATTTATACTTTATGTTGCATCCAGATATTTAGTAAATGTAAAAGGTATTGATGAAGATGTTGCATTAAATATCTTAAAGGAGTTCTACTATAAATTGCAATCTGGGAAAGTTTATGAAACTTGGTTAAAATCTGTACTAAATGGAGTTAAAAAGAAAGGATTGCTTCCTTGGTCATTAAAGAGAATAGAGGAAAGAGATAAGGAAATGTACAATGAGATAATGAAAGCATTAAAAAATAACTAG